The Diaminobutyricimonas aerilata nucleotide sequence ACTCCGGCTACTGGTACGCCGATGCCGCGCGCACCCGCCGGGGCATCGAGGTGCTCAACGCGTTGCGGCAGTACCGCGCCGCGGAGAGCGAGATGCGCCGTCGTACCCGCACGTCGATGGGCATGGGCGAGACGGACATCCTCGCCATCCGCTACCTGTTGCAGGCCGAGAAGCTCGGTCTGCAGGTGAGCCCGAAGGACCTCGCGGCGAAACTGCAGATCTCGTCGGCCTCGGTGACGGTGCTCATCGACCGTCTCGTGAAGAGCGGGCACGTGGAGCGCCAGCCGCACCCGACGGACCGGCGGGCGATCATCGTGGCGCCGACGCATCACACCAACACCGAGGTGCGCGGCACGCTCGGTCAGATGCACGAACGCATGATCGACGTCGCCGAATCCCTCGAACCGGATGAGGCGGCCGCGGTCGTGCGATTCCTGGCCCGGATGCGTGAGGCCGTCGACGAGATCGACGCCCCGCACGAGCGGTAGGACCGGCTTACAGCTCGCCGGACTGCGCGATGCGCTCGTGGTGGTGGATCACCTCGGCGACGATGAAGTTCAGGAACTTCTCCGCGAACGCCGGGTCGAGGTGCGACTCCTCCGCGAGGGCGCGCAAGCGGGCGATCTGCACGCGCTCGCGATCCGGGTCGGACGCGGGCAGCCCGACGGTCGCCTTGAGCCGGCCGACCTGCTGCGTGAACTTGAACCGTTCCGCGAGCATGTGCACGAGCGCCGCATCGATGTTGTCGATGCTCTGACGCAGGGCCGTGAGCTCCGCGAGCGCCTCGTTGCCGTCTTCGCCGAGGATGCTGAGGTCGGTCATGCTCCGACCCTACCCGCAGCCGCTCAGCGCTCGCGCGGCGTCACGGGCACTCCGCCGAAGGCGTCCAGGCGCGCCTCCAGTCCCGCGCGGACAGCGGGCCATTCGTCCACGAGCACCGAGAAGACCGCCGTGTCGCCCCACCCGTCGGCACGGATGCGGTGGCGGCGCAGCACGCCCTCGAACGTGGCGCCGAGACGGGCGATCGCGGCGCGGGAGCGGGCGTTGAGGGCATCCGCCTGCAGCTTCACCCGGCCGAACCCGGAGTCGAAGGCGAGCTGCAGCAGCAGTAGTTTCGCCTCCGGGTTGACGGCGGTGGACCAGACCGACGGGTCGTAGCCCGTCCACCCGATGTGGGTGCGTTCGAGGCGCTCCTCGAAGTCGCCGAGGGTCGTTGTTCCGACGAGCCGGCCGTCCGCCGAGCCGCCCCGCAGTCGCACGGCGTAGGGGTTGCCGGCGCCGAACTGGTAGTAGTCGAGACCCCACTCCGCGAACGCCTCATCGCTCTGCGGCAGACCCGCCGGTCCGCCGCCGTACCCGCCGGCGAAGACCTCGGGCCTGCGGATCGCCCGGGCGAGCTCGGGCAGGAGCTCCGGAGTCAGCGGCTCGAGGCGGATGTAGCGGCCCTCGAGGGGCGCGGGTTCGGGGCGCGTCGCGGTCATGCCGCCAGTCTTCCGACCGACGCCCGGCGTGCGGCAGGGCCGCCGTCCGATCGGTGGCCCTGCGGATGGTGCCCCGGAACCGTCGACTAGGTCCTGTTGCCGTGGCGTTGATAGTCGGGATGAAGGCGTATCCAGATGATCGAAGCGCGGTCCGCATCGAAATCAATGCCGATCGTCGCTTCCGCGAGGTCCCCGCGCATCAGGATGAGTCCCGCTTGACCGTTGACCTCGCGGAGCGCCAGCTTTCGTCCGGGCGCTGGCGTCGTTCCGTGCAGCAGCATCCTGACGGCATCAGCCACCCCGACCAAGACTCGTGCGCTCTGTCGACCATGCCCACCCGGGTCGATCACCATGCGGACGGATGGGCTCAGCAGCTTCGATATCGCACTCGAGTCCCTGGAGATGATCGCTGCTTGCAGCACGCCTACCGCCTTGGAATGCGTTGGCATCACCAGCTTCTCCGCGGCATTCGCAATGGCGAGGCGAAGACGCGCTACTCCGTGGGCATCTCCATGGGGATGCGGCCGTGGCCTCGTTTGCATCGACATGACCGTTCCTTTCGACTCACATCCAGCGCCGAGTGGCGTTGCTGTTCGGCGGAGACCCGGCGTCGCTGCTCTGAAGTGCGCTCTCGCGGTGTCGTGGCGGAATGGCGATCCCGATACCGAGGGTGCCGGCGACGGCGAGAACGATCATCTGGGCGGTGGCGTCCGGGGCGCTCATATGCCCTATGTGAGTGACGTGGTAGGCGAAATGCAGGACCCCGAAGCCGCCCCAGGCGATCCCGAGGACTCGGTACAGCGGTTGTGCTCGCCAGATCAGCGCGCCGACGCTTGCGGCGCCCAGGGCGAGGTACTGCGCGCCGTGGTCGCGGATGAGGTGTTCGTTGAACGGGCCGTCCTGAGAGATCCACTCGCCCAGGACGGAGGGGAAGTGATCGTAGAACTCGCGGGGCAGGACGTATGCCCAGATGCCGACTCCCGCGGCGATGACGACCGTGCCGACGAGTGCGACGATCTGAAGACGACCGACTCGGTCTCGGACGAGTGATGCGCTGGCCAATGGAGTACCTCGTTCTGGTGAAATCTGCTACTGCTGCGCAGGAGTGACGGCGACGGGGTACGGGTGCGTGCCGACGCGGTGGGCACCCAACGGGACGAGCGAGTCCAGCGCGTCCGCACCGAGCGCGGTTCCTTCAACCGTCACGACATCGCGCTGGTCGGATGCGGCGGAGAGTGTCTCGCGGAGCAGTACGTCGAGGTGGAATCTGTCAGGTCCGGCGAGGTCGACGGTGTCCTCGAGCGGTGCGCTTCGTGCAGTCATCGCCAGGAGCTCGACGACGTCATCGACGTCGACCGGCTGCAACAGCATGCGCGGGGTCTCGACGCGTCCCTCGACGGTGAGCCAGTCAGCGATCGTGGGGACGAAATCGTGGAACTGCGTTGCACGGACGATCGTGAAGGGGATGTCCCCATACCGGAGGGCGTCCTCTTGAGCGACTTTTCCGGCGTAGTACCCGTTGGCGAGCGCACGGTCGGCGCCCACCACTGACAGGAGCACGTGATGCCTCACCCCGGTGGTGTGCTCAGCGGCGAGGATGCGCTCGGTGGTGCCGCGGAAGAACGCGGTCGCGGCAGTCACGTCCAT carries:
- a CDS encoding MarR family winged helix-turn-helix transcriptional regulator; protein product: MTTIRPDTPATQDSGYWYADAARTRRGIEVLNALRQYRAAESEMRRRTRTSMGMGETDILAIRYLLQAEKLGLQVSPKDLAAKLQISSASVTVLIDRLVKSGHVERQPHPTDRRAIIVAPTHHTNTEVRGTLGQMHERMIDVAESLEPDEAAAVVRFLARMREAVDEIDAPHER
- a CDS encoding chorismate mutase; protein product: MTDLSILGEDGNEALAELTALRQSIDNIDAALVHMLAERFKFTQQVGRLKATVGLPASDPDRERVQIARLRALAEESHLDPAFAEKFLNFIVAEVIHHHERIAQSGEL
- a CDS encoding GNAT family N-acetyltransferase gives rise to the protein MTATRPEPAPLEGRYIRLEPLTPELLPELARAIRRPEVFAGGYGGGPAGLPQSDEAFAEWGLDYYQFGAGNPYAVRLRGGSADGRLVGTTTLGDFEERLERTHIGWTGYDPSVWSTAVNPEAKLLLLQLAFDSGFGRVKLQADALNARSRAAIARLGATFEGVLRRHRIRADGWGDTAVFSVLVDEWPAVRAGLEARLDAFGGVPVTPRER
- a CDS encoding SDR family oxidoreductase — encoded protein: MKILIVGGNGHVGTRLAARLRDLGEDVIAGSRSTGVDAVTGEGLGAAMDGADVVVDVLNTMEMDVTAATAFFRGTTERILAAEHTTGVRHHVLLSVVGADRALANGYYAGKVAQEDALRYGDIPFTIVRATQFHDFVPTIADWLTVEGRVETPRMLLQPVDVDDVVELLAMTARSAPLEDTVDLAGPDRFHLDVLLRETLSAASDQRDVVTVEGTALGADALDSLVPLGAHRVGTHPYPVAVTPAQQ